The Mycolicibacterium aurum genome segment GGCTCCACCGGGAAGGCGTCGTCGGTGATCATCATCGGTCGAGCAGCTCCTCGAGGTCGGTCACGACGATATCGGCACCGTTGTCCCGCAAGGCATCTGATTGGCCCACGCGATCCACACCGACCACAACGCCGAACTTACCGGCGCGGCCGGCGGCCACCCCGGATAGGGCATCTTCGAATACGGCCGCCTCGGCCGGCGCGACGTCGAGCAGCGCCGCGGCGCGCAGGAACGAGTCAGGCGCCGGCTTGCCCGGGAGGTTCTCCTCACGCAGCGTCACACCGTCGACCCGCTGCTCGACGTACCAGTCCAGCCCGGTCAGTTCCAGCACCTCCCTGGTGTTGGCGCTCGAGGACACCACCGCGCGCCGCAGTCCCGCATCCGCGGCCGCGGCCAGGTAGCGGCGGGAGCCGTCGAACACCTCGACCCCGTCCTCGTGCAGTGTCTGCTGGAACATCTCGTTCTTCCGATCCCCCAGCTCGGTCACGATCGCGTCGTCGACGCTGATTCCGCGGCTCTGCAGAAACGAGCGGACCCCGTCTTCGCGGGGCTTGCCGTCCACGAACTTCTCGTAGTCGGCCCCTGAGTCGAACGGGACGAACTGCTCCCCTTCGCCTGCGGCGTCCTGCAGATACTCGTCGAACATCGCCTTCCACGCACGCCGGTGCACGCTTGCCGTATCCGTCAGCACGCCGTCCAGGTCGAAAAGGCACGCGCGTATCCCCGCGGGTAGTCCGAGCATGTTCCACTCATACCCTTTTTTGCATGCGCATCGGTGTGGTCTTCCCCCAGACGGAACTCGGCGGCGACCCGGGCGCCGTCCGCGCCTACGGCGAGCGGGTCGAGGAGCTGGGGTATGCGCACGTGCTGGCCTACGACCACGTGCTCGGCGCCGACCCCGCGGTGCACGAAGGCTGGTCGGGTCCGTACGACGTCGACACCACGTTCCACGAACCGCTGGTGATGTTCGGCTACCTGGCCGCGGTGACGACGACGCTGGAGCTGGTGACCGGCGTGATCATCCTCCCGCAGCGGCAGACCGCTCTGGTTGCCAAGCAGGCCGCCGAGGTCGATCTGCTCAGCGGCGGACGCCTGCGGTTCGGCATCGGGCTGGGCTGGAACGCCGTGGAGTACGAGGCTCTTGGCGAGACGTTCGGCAACCGTGGCCGCCGGTCCGAGGAACAGATCGCGGTGCTGCGGCAGCTGTGGACGCAGCGGTCGGTGTCCTTCGACGGTCGCCACCACCGACTCACCGGGGCGGGCATCGCCCCGCTTCCGGTGCAGCGGCCCATCCCGCTGTGGATCGGCGCCGCGGCGGCCCGCGGCTATGAGCGGGCGGGGCGGCTGGCCGACGGCTGGTTCCCGATGCACCCGCCCGGACCCGCACTGGATGAGGCCAAGGCGATCGTGGACGCCGCGGCCCGCGACGCCGGCCGCGATCCGTCGGAGGTGGGCATGGAGGGCCGCGTGAGTTGGCGCGGCGATCTCGGCCGCATCGCCGACGACATCCGCGGCTGGTCCGAGCGCGGTGCGACCCACCTGTCGGTCAACACGATGGGCGCCGGCCTGCGCACCGTCGACGACCATCTTGCGGTGCTGGGGGCCGTCGCCGACAGCGTCGGTCTGGGTTAGGCCAGTCCGAACAACGCCCGCAGCTCGGCGGTCCGCCACACCACCAGCCCGACGAACACGACCAGCAGCGCGACTGCTGCCCCGGCCTGTACGAGGGTGCGCTGCTGCCGCGGTGCGTACGCGAACGC includes the following:
- a CDS encoding beta-phosphoglucomutase family hydrolase, with translation MLGLPAGIRACLFDLDGVLTDTASVHRRAWKAMFDEYLQDAAGEGEQFVPFDSGADYEKFVDGKPREDGVRSFLQSRGISVDDAIVTELGDRKNEMFQQTLHEDGVEVFDGSRRYLAAAADAGLRRAVVSSSANTREVLELTGLDWYVEQRVDGVTLREENLPGKPAPDSFLRAAALLDVAPAEAAVFEDALSGVAAGRAGKFGVVVGVDRVGQSDALRDNGADIVVTDLEELLDR
- a CDS encoding LLM class F420-dependent oxidoreductase, encoding MRIGVVFPQTELGGDPGAVRAYGERVEELGYAHVLAYDHVLGADPAVHEGWSGPYDVDTTFHEPLVMFGYLAAVTTTLELVTGVIILPQRQTALVAKQAAEVDLLSGGRLRFGIGLGWNAVEYEALGETFGNRGRRSEEQIAVLRQLWTQRSVSFDGRHHRLTGAGIAPLPVQRPIPLWIGAAAARGYERAGRLADGWFPMHPPGPALDEAKAIVDAAARDAGRDPSEVGMEGRVSWRGDLGRIADDIRGWSERGATHLSVNTMGAGLRTVDDHLAVLGAVADSVGLG